In Scleropages formosus chromosome 20, fSclFor1.1, whole genome shotgun sequence, a single window of DNA contains:
- the LOC108926229 gene encoding stannin-like — protein sequence MSTAVDHSPTTGVVTVIVILIAIAALGALILGCWCYLHWQHIGQPEDEESIVGEGETKEPFLLVQYSAKGPRAEHKTKLTPNGIEIHS from the coding sequence ATGTCCACGGCCGTGGATCACAGCCCTACCACCGGCGTGGTGACCGTCATCGTCATCCTGATCGCCATCGCTGCCCTTGGGGCCCTCATCCTGGGCTGCTGGTGTTACCTGCATTGGCAGCACATTGGCCAGCCTGAGGATGAAGAGAGCATCGTGGGAGAAGGGGAGACAAAGGAGCCCTTCCTGCTGGTGCAGTACTCTGCCAAGGGCCCGCGAGCGGAGCACAAGACCAAGCTCACGCCCAACGGCATTGAAATTCACAGCTAA
- the txndc11 gene encoding thioredoxin domain-containing protein 11, with product MVRRLRASLRQLLAQMARRPDVLCGAIALGCLLAAALKFTCSRAKNVVAPARPPVRFFSPDAPVMDLFLGQLEQVDRLRSTSDISFIFFYAPWCAHSIAARDEVQKVARKLSKEVLFIAVNCWWSQGKCRKRQNLYQYPVVHLFYRRFGPIEYKGPFAAAYVEKFIQRVITPVTYLPTQVMLQDFLSYHESGVVGYFDFNASPQPPGYMIFLTSALQALKKDFQSAIRFGVITSRQVAEAISVREDETIYMHRHFNTSLIFPRSERNFTAENICSWAYEHSESILRWLQPPGAKSRLLEQELSKGPALLLFVPFDPLAPHQPLIQQIANISLQYHTCSATEGLGQTTSWDATWEPSGLPSLSESTAPKPPCCNTVVLPAWHGLTRVHNVCELCLNQSIGVRPNAVLAPRCPFYRMEAALDSFYLRQHTFSHLLAHHVACSYIISTYSPFSHYSACCKTLSLPMPAPPPAPEALPLTRAPWEPTDSDPQVAGIAGLKCRTNKTLRFYLLDSHLHWNFAVRLGAQGDESQHLFAAIVNLPDEVHYVLEHRENLAENLERFIQNFSVVYSPLKRHLVGASMPKSSDSLIREVTTVSFFSTVMDPEKDVLLFYYTQWCGFCTVINHVIIQLARLFQGNGKFVVARINVAENDLPWEFMVDHFPVFLLFPSNRKHASVKFPDDLPITLPNLVRFILRHSSDVQRGGDGKWAGPGRSALLEWELRRLRGEVQALRHARERLSRQLSQLWQEKRRLALHAQTLESRNGELQKQGRRLEELYQEKNRQLLDAVSKLQALADASESLLSENALLKILLASLKEKAEPEKRAGDGAEEAAKPDLS from the exons CCGTGCAAAGAATGTCGTTGCCCCCGCGCGACCGCCTGTCCGCTTCTTCTCACCTGACGCCCCGGTCATGGACCTGTTCCTTGGCCAGTTGGAGCAGGTCGACCGGCTGCGCAGCACATCCGACAtctccttcatcttcttctACGCTCCTTGGTGTGCTCACTCCATCGCTGCCAGAGACGAGGTCCAGAAGGTCGCAAGGAAGTTATCCAAAGAG GTTCTCTTCATAGCGGTGAACTGCTGGTGGAGCCAGGGGAAATGCAGGAAACGGCAGAATCTCTACCAGTACCCTGTTGTACACCTCTTCTATCGAAG ATTTGGGCCCATTGAGTACAAGGGTCCCTTCGCAGCTGCCTATGTGGAGAAGTTCATCCAGAGAGTCATAACCCCTGTTACTTACCTACCCACTCAAGTGATGCTGCAGGATTTTCTATCCTACCATGAG TCAGGAGTGGTGGGGTATTTTGACTTCAACGCCTCTCCGCAGCCTCCTGGGTACATGATATTCCTCACTTCGGCTCTGCAGGCCCTGAAGAAGG ATTTCCAGAGCGCGATACGTTTTGGAGTGATAACCAGCAGACAGGTGGCGGAAGCGATATCGGTGCGGGAGGATGAAACGATCTACATGCACCGGCACTTCAACACATCCCTT ATTTTCCCACGGTCGGAGAGGAACTTCACGGCGGAGAACATCTGCAGTTGGGCTTATGAGCACAGCGAGAGCATCCTGCGGTGGCTGCAGCCCCCTGGAGCGAAAAGCCGCCTCCTGGAGCAGGAGCTCAGCAAGGGCCCCGCACTGCTCCTCTTCGTGCCCTTTGACCCCCTGGCACCACACCAGCCCCTCATCCAGCAG ATAGCAAACATTTCCCTGCAGTACCACACCTGCAGTGCCACCGAGGGGTTGGGTCAGACTACTAGCTGGGACGCCACGTGGGAGCCGAGCGGGTTGCCGTCACTCTCGGAGAGCACGGCTCCTAAGCCTCCCTGCTGCAACACCGTGGTTCTCCCAGCATGGCACGGCCTCACCCGTGTCCACAACGTGTGCGAACTGTGCCTCAACCAGTCTATCGGCGTGCGACCGAACGCCGTCCTAGCCCCCCGCTGCCCCTTTTACCGTATGGAGGCCGCTCTGGATTCCTTCTACCTCAGGCAGCACACCTTTtcccacctgctggcccatcaTGTGGCCTGCAGTTACATCATCAGCACTTACAGCCCCTTCAGTCACTACAGCGCCTGCTGCAAGACCCTTAGCCTCCCCATGCCCGCTCCGCCTCCTGCACCGGAGGCGTTGCCTCTGACTCGGGCGCCTTGGGAGCCTACGGACTCTGACCCACAGGTTGCCGGCATCGCGGGACTCAAATGCAGGACTAATAAGACACTGAGGTTTTACCTGCTGGACTCGCACTTGCATTGGAATTTTGCTGTGAGGCTGGGAGCGCAGGGGGACGAGAGCCAACATCTGTTTGCCGCCATAGTGAATCTCCCAGACGAAGTTCATTATGTTCTGGAACACAGAGAAAATCTTGCCGAAAATCTGG AGCGCTTCATACAGAACTTCAGCGTTGTCTACAGTCCGCTGAAGAGGCATCTGGTTGGCGCCTCTATGCCAAAGTCTTCGGACTCCTTAATCAGGGAAGTAACGACAGTGTCGTTCTTCAGCACGGTCATGGATCCTGAGAAG GATGTGCTGCTGTTCTACTACACACAGTGGTGTGGATTTTGCACGGTCATCAACCACGTCATCATCCAGCTCGCTCGCCTCTTCCAGGGAAACGGCAAGTTCGTAGTTGCCAG AATTAATGTTGCTGAGAATGACCTTCCGTGGGAATTCATGGTGGACCACTTTCCAGTCTTCCTCCTGTTTCCCAGCAACAG GAAACACGCGAGCGTGAAGTTCCCCGATGACCTGCCCATTACCCTGCCCAACCTGGTGCGCTTCATCCTGCGCCACTCCAGCGACGTGCAGCGCGGCGGGGATGGCAAGTGGGCGGGGCCAGGGCGCTCGGCGCTGCTCGAGTGGGAGCTGCGGCGGCTGCGGGGCGAGGTGCAGGCGCTACGGCACGCCCGGGAGCGGCTGTCCCGCCAACTGTCCCAGCTGTGGCAGGAGAAGCGCAGGCTGGCCCTGCACGCGCAGACGCTGGAGTCGCGCAACGGCGAACTGCAGAAGCAAGGGCGGCGCCTGGAGGAGCTCTACCAGGAGAAGAACCGGCAGCTGCTGGACGCCGTGAGCAAACTGCAGGCGCTGGCCGACGCCTCCGAGAGCCTGCTTTCGGAAAACGCGCTGCTCAAAATCTTGTTAGCCTCTCTGAAGGAGAAGGCAGAGcctgagaagagagcaggggaCGGTGCTGAGGAAGCAGCCAAGCCCGACCTCAGCTGA